One part of the Lemur catta isolate mLemCat1 chromosome 13, mLemCat1.pri, whole genome shotgun sequence genome encodes these proteins:
- the LOC123649074 gene encoding LOW QUALITY PROTEIN: protocadherin-8-like (The sequence of the model RefSeq protein was modified relative to this genomic sequence to represent the inferred CDS: inserted 5 bases in 3 codons; deleted 2 bases in 1 codon) — protein MSHRRLLLRRVGLEPLLILWLLLVSGFCTDTVNFLTYEEEAPGTIIGVLSDHVQFNSQREVPSQFRLMKQFXGSLLQVREGDGQLTVGDAGLDRERLCGRAPQCVLAFDVVSFSQEQFRLVHVEVEVRDVNDYAPRFPRAQIPVEVSEGADVGTRIPLEVPVDEDVGANGLQSVRLAEPHSPFRVELQTRADGAQCADLVLLQELDRESQAAYSLELVAQDSGRPPRSATAALSVRVLDANDHSPVFPQGAVAEVELAEDAPVGSLLLDLDAADPDEGPNGDVLFAFGARTPPEARRLFRLDPRSGRLTLAGPVDYERQDTYELDVRAQDRGPGPRAATCKVIVRIRDVNDNAPDIAITPLAAPGVAAASPFAAAAAAAALGGADAASSAGPGTPEADATSLVPEGAARESLVALVSTSDRDSGANGQVRCALYGHEHFRLQPAYAGSYLVVTAASLDRERIAEYNLTLVAEDRGAPPLRTVKPYTVRVGDENDNAPLFTKPVYEVSVRENNPPGAYLATVAARDPDLGRNGQVTYRLLEAEVGRAGGAVSTYESGDPATGEPPARRCFDREELAQMQLHVSPRXGSPPLRGLAIVRPQVGDQNDHAPLLVVPLLFSGPAQLPLPRDAPLGYPVXQLQAKDADEGSNADLTYILLLRRRPRALALHPASGELSLQRRLSPQPAVPLTAVIAVPDRGWPTLSCTATLLLVPGGSAPSGGEMVLVPPSPPPRQRGEGPAARRSARGAGRQPEPSVVCVGVLASGCVLLLVAIVTGTCSCQGRVRTWRRKLCEQYPSRFRGRRDQAGPTLRALGADPGGFHSHGRCPRAQKSSRASPWRIPSLGTCVSLCSSRWGRSGVPWAQVERPWLSQCPHSRLIESHAGAL, from the exons ATGTCTCACAGGAGGCTCTTACTGCGCAGGGTTGGACTGGAGCCCTTGCTGATTCTGTGGCTGCTGCTAGTGTCAGGATTTTGCACGGACACTGTCAATTTTCTCACCTATGAGGAAGAAGCCCCCGGCACCATCATCGGTGTTCTGTCTGACCATGTCCAGTTTAATTCCCAGCGCGAGGTGCCAAGCCAGTTCCGCCTGATGAAGCAGTT AGGCTCTCTGCTCCAGGTGCGCGAGGGCGACGGGCAGCTGACCGTCGGGGACGCCGGCCTGGACCGTGAGCGGCTGTGCGGCCGGGCCCCGCAGTGCGTGCTGGCCTTCGACGTGGTCAGCTTCTCTCAGGAGCAGTTCCGGCTGGTGCAcgtggaggtggaggtgagggaCGTCAACGACTACGCGCCGCGCTTCCCTAGGGCCCAGATCCCCGTGGAGGTGTCCGAGGGTGCGGACGTGGGCACGCGCATCCCCCTGGAGGTGCCGGTGGACGAGGACGTGGGCGCCAACGGGCTGCAGAGCGTGCGCCTGGCCGAGCCCCACAGCCCCTTCCGCGTGGAGCTGCAGACGCGCGCGGACGGCGCCCAGTGCGCGGACCTGGTGCTACTGCAGGAGCTGGACCGCGAGAGCCAGGCCGCCTACAGTCTGGAGCTGGTGGCCCAGGACAGCGGCCGCCCGCCGCGCTCCGCCACGGCCGCCCTCAGCGTGCGCGTGCTGGACGCCAACGACCACAGCCCGGTCTTCCCGCAGGGCGCGGTGGCCGAGGTGGAGCTGGCGGAGGACGCGCCCGTGGGCTCGCTGCTTCTCGACCTGGACGCAGCCGACCCCGACGAGGGTCCCAACGGCGACGTGCTGTTCGCTTTCGGCGCCCGCACCCCGCCCGAGGCGCGCCGCCTCTTCCGGCTCGACCCGCGCTCAGGCCGCCTCACCCTGGCCGGGCCGGTGGACTACGAGCGCCAGGACACCTACGAGCTGGACGTGCGGGCGCAGGACCGCGGTCCCGGGCCCCGGGCCGCCACCTGCAAGGTCATCGTGCGCATCCGCGACGTTAATGACAACGCGCCCGACATCGCCATCACCCCGCTGGCCGCCCCCGGTGTGGCAGCCGCCTCCCCCTTcgccgctgctgccgctgctgctgcgcTCGGGGGAGCGGACGCGGCTTCTTCTGCGGGACCCGGGACGCCAGAGGCTGATGCCACCTCTCTGGTGCCTGAGGGGGCGGCGCGCGAGAGCCTGGTGGCTCTGGTCAGCACCTCGGACAGGGACTCGGGCGCCAACGGGCAGGTGCGTTGCGCCCTCTACGGGCACGAGCACTTCCGGCTGCAGCCGGCCTACGCGGGCAGCTACCTGGTGGTGACCGCGGCGTCGCTGGACCGCGAGCGCATTGCCGAGTACAACCTGACCCTGGTGGCTGAGGACCGCGGCGCGCCCCCACTGCGCACGGTGAAGCCCTACACGGTGCGCGTGGGCGACGAGAACGACAACGCGCCGCTCTTCACGAAGCCAGTCTACGAGGTGTCGGTGCGCGAGAACAACCCGCCGGGCGCCTACCTGGCCACGGTGGCTGCCCGGGACCCGGACCTGGGCCGCAACGGCCAGGTCACCTACCGGCTGCTGGAAGCCGAGGTAGGCCGCGCTGGGGGTGCAGTGTCCACCTACGAATCGGGGGACCCAGCCACTGGAGAGCCGCCCGCTCGACGGTGCTTTGACCGCGAGGAGCTGGCGCAGATGCAGCTGCACGTGTCTCCACG GGGTTCGCCGCCGCTCCGGGGCCTGGCCATAGTGCGGCCGCAGGTGGGGGATCAGAACGACCACGCGCCCCTCCTGGTGGTCCCGCTATTATTCAGTGGCCCAgcccagctgcctctgccccGGGATGCACCCTTGGGCTACCCGG ACCAACTGCAGGCAAAAGACGCGGACGAAGGCTCCAACGCCGACCTGACTTACATCCTCCTC CTACGACGGCGGCCCCGGGCGCTAGCGCTGCATCCGGCTTCGGGGGAGCTGTCCCTGCAGCGCCGCCTGTCCCCGCAGCCCGCCGTCCCGCTGACGGCGGTCATCGCGGTACCGGACAGAGGCTGGCCGACCCTATCGTGCACTGCCACATTGCTTCTAGTGCCCGGGGGCTCAGCGCCCTCTGGTGGAGAAATGGTGCTGGtgccgccgtcgccgccgcctCGGCAGCGAGGGGAGGGACCCGCGGCGCGGCGCTCAGCGCGGGGAGCAGGGCGGCAGCCTGAACCCTCAGTCGTCTGCGTCGGTGTTTTGGCCAGCGGCTGCGTTCTTCTGCTGGTGGCCATCGTCACTGGGACTTGTTCCTGCCAAGGCAGGGTTAGGACGTGGAGGAGGAAGCTTTGTGAGCAGTACCCAAGCAGATTTCGGGGAAGGCGAGACCAAGCTGGGCCAACTCTCAGGGCGTTAGGGGCTGACCCTGGGGGCTTCCACTCACACGGCCGCTGTCCCCGTGCGCAGAAGTCCAGCAGGGCGAGTCCGTGGAGGATTCCCAGTCTAGGGACATGCGTTTCTTTGTGCTCCTCTCGTTGGGGGAGGAGCGGGGTCCCATGGGCGCAGGTAGAGCGCCCCTGGCTTTCTCAGTGTCCTCATTCGCGGTTAATCGAGTCTCATGCGGGAGCATTATGA